One window of Cellulomonas shaoxiangyii genomic DNA carries:
- a CDS encoding urease subunit alpha, whose amino-acid sequence MAHHATSGPGAVRVADGTVALNADRAPHERIELVVLNTGDRPVQIGSHLHLPDANPALRFDRAAAHGFRLDVPAGTSQRFEPGASRTVTAVTLRGARRVPGIRRGKEDGGELGPVVVPDAAPDASPAAPVPALVVPRARYAALYGPTVGDQVRLGDTDLWIEVEEDRTVGGDEAVFGGGKSIRESMLQGSTTRAEGAPDTVITNVVVLDWWGVVRADVGIRDGRIVALGKAGNPDVADGVHPALRIGPSTDVISGEGRILTAGGFDAHVHLISPSQVHEALATGITTIAGGGTGPSEGTKATTVTPGAWHLRAIHRSLDHLPVNVLLLGKGNTVSAAGLAEQALAGAAGYKVHEDWGSTPAALDAALRAAQEWGLQVALHSDSLNEAGFLESTVGAIGGRSIHAFHTEGAGGGHAPDIMRLAGEPYVLPGSTNPTLPHTRNTVAEHLDMLMVCHHLNPRVPEDLAFAESRIRATTIAAEDVLHDMGAISMTSSDAQAMGRIGEVVTRTWQVAHVMKHRRGALSGALPADNERARRYVAKYTINPAIAHGVDAEIGSVEVGKLADLVLWDPRFFGVRPDVVVKGGALVWGALGDPNASIPSPQPVLLRPALADAAGADHSVSFVAPAALADGLAERLGLRRRLAAVADTREVTKEHMRNNDVCPRIDIDPETFGIEVDGERVEPAPVDEVPLARLYSMF is encoded by the coding sequence ATGGCCCACCACGCCACCAGCGGCCCGGGTGCCGTCCGAGTCGCCGACGGCACGGTCGCGCTGAACGCCGACCGCGCCCCGCACGAGCGCATCGAGCTCGTGGTGCTCAACACCGGCGACCGGCCCGTGCAGATCGGCTCCCACCTGCACCTGCCGGACGCCAACCCGGCCCTGCGCTTCGACCGCGCGGCCGCCCACGGGTTCCGGCTCGACGTGCCCGCCGGCACGTCCCAGCGCTTCGAGCCGGGGGCCTCCCGCACGGTCACCGCCGTCACCCTGCGCGGGGCGCGCCGCGTGCCCGGCATCCGCCGCGGCAAGGAGGACGGCGGCGAGCTCGGGCCCGTCGTCGTCCCGGACGCCGCTCCCGACGCGTCGCCCGCCGCTCCGGTGCCGGCGCTCGTCGTGCCGCGCGCGCGGTACGCGGCCCTCTACGGCCCCACGGTGGGCGACCAGGTGCGCCTCGGGGACACGGACCTGTGGATCGAGGTCGAGGAGGACCGCACCGTCGGCGGCGACGAGGCCGTGTTCGGCGGTGGCAAGTCCATCCGCGAGTCGATGCTGCAGGGGTCGACGACGCGGGCCGAGGGCGCCCCCGACACCGTCATCACCAACGTCGTCGTGCTCGACTGGTGGGGCGTGGTCCGCGCGGACGTCGGCATCCGCGACGGCCGGATCGTGGCCCTCGGCAAGGCCGGCAACCCCGACGTGGCCGACGGCGTGCACCCCGCGCTGCGCATCGGCCCGTCCACCGACGTCATCAGCGGCGAGGGGCGGATCCTCACGGCCGGCGGCTTCGACGCCCACGTGCACCTGATCTCCCCGTCGCAGGTGCACGAGGCGCTGGCCACGGGCATCACCACGATCGCGGGCGGGGGCACCGGCCCGTCCGAGGGCACCAAGGCCACCACCGTCACGCCCGGCGCGTGGCACCTGCGCGCGATCCACCGCAGCCTCGACCACCTGCCCGTCAACGTGCTGCTGCTCGGCAAGGGCAACACCGTCAGCGCCGCGGGGCTCGCGGAGCAGGCGCTCGCGGGCGCCGCGGGGTACAAGGTGCACGAGGACTGGGGCTCGACGCCGGCCGCGCTCGACGCCGCGCTGCGGGCCGCGCAGGAGTGGGGCCTGCAGGTCGCGCTGCACTCCGACTCGCTCAACGAGGCGGGCTTCCTCGAGTCCACGGTCGGTGCGATCGGGGGACGCTCGATCCACGCCTTCCACACCGAGGGCGCGGGCGGCGGGCACGCCCCCGACATCATGCGGCTGGCGGGCGAGCCCTACGTCCTGCCCGGCTCGACCAACCCCACGCTGCCGCACACCCGCAACACCGTCGCCGAGCACCTCGACATGCTCATGGTGTGCCACCACCTGAACCCGCGGGTGCCGGAGGACCTGGCGTTCGCGGAGTCGCGCATCCGCGCCACGACGATCGCGGCCGAGGACGTGCTGCACGACATGGGCGCGATCTCCATGACGTCGTCCGACGCCCAGGCGATGGGCCGCATCGGCGAGGTCGTCACGCGGACCTGGCAGGTCGCGCACGTGATGAAGCACCGCCGCGGCGCGCTGTCGGGCGCCCTGCCGGCCGACAACGAGCGCGCCCGCCGGTACGTCGCGAAGTACACGATCAACCCGGCGATCGCGCACGGGGTCGACGCCGAGATCGGGTCGGTGGAGGTCGGCAAGCTCGCCGACCTCGTGCTGTGGGACCCGCGGTTCTTCGGGGTGCGGCCGGACGTCGTCGTCAAGGGCGGCGCCCTCGTGTGGGGCGCGCTCGGCGACCCCAACGCGTCCATCCCCTCGCCGCAGCCGGTGCTCCTGCGGCCCGCGCTCGCCGACGCGGCGGGCGCGGACCACTCCGTCTCCTTCGTCGCGCCGGCGGCCCTCGCCGACGGGCTGGCCGAGCGGCTGGGCCTGCGGCGGCGGCTCGCGGCGGTCGCCGACACCCGCGAGGTGACCAAGGAGCACATGCGGAACAACGACGTGTGCCCGCGCATCGACATCGACCCCGAGACCTTCGGGATCGAGGTGGACGGCGAGCGCGTGGAGCCGGCACCCGTCGACGAGGTCCCGCTCGCCCGCCTCTACTCGATGTTCTGA
- a CDS encoding urease accessory protein UreF, giving the protein MAAPTTGAAAGVAPSALLLTLLADARLPSGGHTQSGGLEPAVRAGMRPADVAAYARARLRTVTAVEAGTAVVARAAAAAGEDLGPVEAAWAARTPSPALRANARRLGRGQLRVARALWPAAPGDGPDPCDDPRARTWSRPVVLGVLAHRAGVDARDLGRLVGYDDLQTVVAALLKLEPGDPLEMSGTVLALLPEVEELAARVAPLRRPGEIPAGGAPLMERWAQAHAVTTERLFSA; this is encoded by the coding sequence ATGGCGGCGCCCACCACCGGTGCGGCGGCCGGCGTCGCACCGTCCGCCCTGCTGCTCACGCTGCTCGCGGACGCCCGCCTGCCGTCCGGCGGGCACACGCAGTCCGGCGGCCTCGAGCCGGCCGTGCGCGCCGGCATGCGGCCCGCGGACGTCGCGGCGTACGCGCGCGCCCGGCTGCGCACGGTGACCGCCGTGGAGGCCGGGACGGCCGTCGTCGCGCGTGCCGCCGCCGCCGCGGGGGAGGACCTGGGACCGGTCGAGGCCGCGTGGGCCGCGCGGACGCCGTCACCGGCGCTGCGTGCGAACGCGCGCCGGCTCGGCCGCGGCCAGCTGCGCGTCGCCCGGGCGCTGTGGCCGGCCGCCCCCGGCGACGGCCCGGACCCGTGCGACGACCCGCGCGCCCGGACCTGGTCGCGGCCCGTGGTGCTCGGCGTCCTGGCGCACCGCGCCGGGGTGGACGCCCGCGACCTCGGTCGCCTCGTCGGCTACGACGACCTGCAGACTGTGGTCGCGGCGCTGCTCAAGCTCGAGCCCGGGGACCCGCTGGAGATGTCCGGCACGGTCCTCGCCCTCCTCCCGGAGGTCGAGGAGCTGGCCGCACGCGTGGCGCCGCTGCGCCGCCCCGGGGAGATCCCGGCCGGCGGGGCGCCGCTCATGGAACGGTGGGCGCAGGCCCACGCCGTCACGACCGAGAGGCTGTTCAGTGCCTGA